In one window of Drosophila ananassae strain 14024-0371.13 chromosome XR, ASM1763931v2, whole genome shotgun sequence DNA:
- the LOC6504519 gene encoding keratin, type II cytoskeletal 3, which translates to MTKPKLQSLLLRTADRRQRSAFEKVSAAPRSCPKKLPKKATPKSSLGGAGGGAAAAARKMRSKRSFKPKSGTVMALRRDRAPSARSFDRRPLRKTTATATSAAKSRKIRPKSSSVSRKRSIRRTKLIDAGPGSRKIGGRGTPVLFLAKDSIAGHSNRKRAGAVKSGASHKRSHRKVLNYSRHRIDQRFMTMPMSRAHEGVDFFYHLGQRVNQPPVVGSFPAGRQMRLQGGYVGGMPGRLGGGGGGGLMGGVGGYGVNLSGGGAGGVGGGNAGNYGGGATGLVMSNGGHGLAAIAGGVATSGVGLSAKNVEVPLTNRLPIIDFISTNEFHNMYAPRKQRPRPFGR; encoded by the coding sequence ATGACCAAACCGAAGCTGCAatcgctgctgctgcggaCCGCAGATCGTCGCCAGAGGTCCGCCTTCGAGAAGGTCTCTGCCGCCCCTCGCAGCTGCCCCAAGAAGCTGCCGAAGAAGGCCACTCCCAAGAGCAGTTTGGGCGGAGCGGGTGGTggtgccgccgccgccgcccggAAGATGCGATCGAAGAGGTCCTTTAAGCCAAAGTCTGGCACTGTGATGGCCCTGCGGCGGGACAGGGCGCCGTCGGCCAGGTCCTTCGACCGCCGGCCGCTCCGCAAGAcgacggcgacggcgacgTCGGCAGCCAAGTCGCGCAAGATCCGGCCGAAGAGCTCCTCGGTGTCCCGCAAGCGATCCATACGTCGCACCAAACTGATCGATGCCGGTCCCGGGAGTCGGAAGATCGGGGGCCGGGGCACGCCCGTCCTCTTCCTGGCCAAGGACTCGATCGCCGGCCATTCGAACCGGAAGCGAGCTGGTGCCGTCAAGTCCGGAGCGAGCCACAAGCGGAGCCACCGGAAGGTGCTGAACTATTCCCGCCATCGAATCGATCAGCGCTTCATGACCATGCCGATGTCGCGGGCGCACGAGGGCGTCGACTTCTTCTACCATCTCGGCCAGAGAGTGAACCAGCCGCCGGTCGTCGGCTCCTTCCCGGCCGGCCGGCAGATGCGACTGCAGGGCGGCTATGTCGGCGGAATGCCAGGCAGACTcggaggcggtggcggtggcggtctTATGGGAGGCGTTGGAGGATACGGAGTTAATCTCAGTGGTGGTGGCGCTGGAGGAGTGGGCGGCGGCAATGCCGGGAACTATGGAGGCGGAGCCACCGGCCTCGTCATGAGCAACGGGGGTCATGGCCTGGCGGCCATTGCCGGCGGAGTGGCCACCAGCGGTGTCGGGCTCTCGGCCAAGAACGTGGAGGTGCCGCTGACCAACCGCCTGCCCATCATCGACTTTATCTCCACCAACGAGTTCCATAATATGTACGCCCCACGGAAGCAGCGACCCCGCCCCTTCGGCCGTTGA